A genomic stretch from Balaenoptera musculus isolate JJ_BM4_2016_0621 chromosome 9, mBalMus1.pri.v3, whole genome shotgun sequence includes:
- the LOC118900472 gene encoding small integral membrane protein 8-like, with product MSSAPEPPAVKKEPPKEKDLGNPGLRGVRTTTLFRAVNPELFIKPNKPVMAFGLITLSLCVAYIGYLHATQENKKDLYEAIDSERHSYMRRKTSKWD from the coding sequence ATGTCTTCAGCACCTGAGCCTCCAGCCGTTAAAAAGGAGCCACCCAAGGAAAAAGACTTGGGAAACCCAGGGCTCAGAGGGGTCCGCACCACAACCTTATTTCGAGCTGTGAATCCAGAGCTCTTCATTAAACCTAACAAACCTGTAATGGCTTTCGGATTGATAACCCTTTCACTTTGTGTGGCTTATATCGGTTATCTACATGCGACACAGGAGAATAAGAAGGACCTCTATGAAGCTATTGATAGTGAGCGACACAGTTATATGAGGAGGAAAACATCTAAGTGGGATTAA